In a single window of the Mauremys reevesii isolate NIE-2019 linkage group 3, ASM1616193v1, whole genome shotgun sequence genome:
- the LOC120400175 gene encoding gallinacin-13-like, translated as MEILYILFAVLFLVSLATAGHRRFPDTQSCIRRDGYCKAKCTKIGSRDEVELGTCKNGRQKCCRPKRLLSNYTGILANLQP; from the exons ATGGAGATCCTTTACATTCTGTTTGCGGTTCTCTTCTTGGTCTCCCTGGCGACTGCAG GACACCGGCGGTTTCCAGACACCCAGTCTTGCATCAGACGTGATGGTTACTGTAAAGCAAAATGCACGAAGATCGGTAGCCGGGATGAGGTGGAGCTGGGGACCTGCAagaatggaaggcagaaatgCTGCCGACCTAAGCGTCTG CTCTCCAACTACACTGGGATCCTAGCCAACCTTCAGCCATGA